Proteins encoded by one window of Manduca sexta isolate Smith_Timp_Sample1 unplaced genomic scaffold, JHU_Msex_v1.0 HiC_scaffold_45, whole genome shotgun sequence:
- the LOC115444432 gene encoding cysteine synthase isoform X1: MAPIDGVDNEIKSSALDLIGNTPIVALDRLYTGPGRILAKCEFMNPGASIKCRSSLCMIKKALDSGELKPGAPVVEVTSGNQGCGLAVVCAVLGHPLTLTMSKGNSTQRAIHMEALGAKCVTVPQVEGTYGNVTLADVKAVEEVGLKIIEETGAYYVNQFNNDANANSHYETTGPEIWRQTGQRVDAFVATVGTAGTFTGTARYLKEKNPEIKTFVVEPAGSEPIKGDAITKPLHLLQGSGYGCVPNLFKFEYLDEPISVTDEEAVEYMKLIGSKEGLYVGYTSGANVAAAVKILKSGKLPKDAWVVTLLNDTGLKYTPVPEELIK, translated from the coding sequence ATGGCGCCCATCGACGGAGTTGACAACGAGATCAAGTCCTCTGCATTGGACCTCATCGGCAACACGCCCATCGTAGCTCTGGATCGACTTTACACCGGGCCCGGCAGAATTCTTGCAAAATGCGAATTCATGAACCCCGGCGCTTCTATTAAGTGTCGATCGTCGTTGTGTATGATCAAAAAGGCGCTTGATTCTGGCGAACTGAAGCCTGGAGCACCAGTGGTGGAGGTGACGTCAGGGAACCAGGGATGCGGGCTCGCTGTCGTCTGCGCGGTGCTCGGACATCCCCTCACGCTTACCATGTCTAAAGGTAACAGTACCCAACGAGCTATACATATGGAGGCTCTCGGAGCAAAATGCGTTACCGTTCCTCAAGTCGAGGGAACGTACGGTAACGTAACACTTGCTGACGTCAAGGCCGTCGAGGAAGTTGGCTTGAAAATTATCGAAGAAACCGGCGCGTACTATGTTAATCAATTCAATAATGATGCTAATGCCAATTCGCATTATGAAACCACCGGGCCTGAGATTTGGAGGCAGACTGGACAGCGAGTGGACGCGTTTGTTGCGACTGTTGGAACGGCAGGAACATTTACCGGTACAGCGAGATATTTGAAGGAGAAAAATCCTGAAATTAAAACTTTCGTTGTAGAGCCAGCCGGTTCTGAACCCATTAAAGGAGATGCAATCACAAAGCCACTTCATTTACTGCAAGGCTCAGGATACGGCTGCGTCCCGAACCTGTTCAAGTTTGAATATCTGGATGAACCCATCAGCGTCACTGATGAAGAGGCCGTGGAGTACATGAAGTTAATAGGCTCTAAGGAGGGTCTATACGTTGGCTACACCAGCGGGGCCAACGTCGCCGCCGCCGTGAAGATACTCAAATCGGGAAAGTTGCCGAAAGACGCGTGGGTGGTCACCTTATTGAACGACACCGGCTTGAAATACACACCAGTTCCAgaggaattaattaaataa
- the LOC115444432 gene encoding putative inactive cysteine synthase 2 isoform X2 — protein MAPIDGVDNEIKSSALDLIGNTPIVALDRLYTGPGRILAKCEFMNPGASIKCRSSLCMIKKALDSGELKPGAPVVEVTSGNQGCGLAVVCAVLGHPLTLTMSKGNSTQRAIHMEALGAKCVTVPQVEGTYGNVTLADVKAVEEVGLKIIEETGAYYVNQFNNDANANSHYETTGPEIWRQTGQRVDAFVATVGTAGTFTGTARYLKEKNPEIKTFVVEPSGSEPIKGDAITKPLHLLQGSGYGCVPNLFKFEYLDEPISVTDEEAVEYMKLMRDLRRVYTLATPAGPTSPPP, from the exons ATGGCGCCCATCGACGGAGTTGACAACGAGATCAAGTCCTCTGCATTGGACCTCATCGGCAACACGCCCATCGTAGCTCTGGATCGACTTTACACCGGGCCCGGCAGAATTCTTGCAAAATGCGAATTCATGAACCCCGGCGCTTCTATTAAGTGTCGATCGTCGTTGTGTATGATCAAAAAGGCGCTTGATTCTGGCGAACTGAAGCCTGGAGCACCAGTGGTGGAGGTGACGTCAGGGAACCAGGGATGCGGGCTCGCTGTCGTCTGCGCGGTGCTCGGACATCCCCTCACGCTTACCATGTCTAAAGGTAACAGTACCCAACGAGCTATACATATGGAGGCTCTCGGAGCAAAATGCGTTACCGTTCCTCAAGTCGAGGGAACGTACGGTAACGTAACACTTGCTGACGTCAAGGCCGTCGAGGAAGTTGGCTTGAAAATTATCGAAGAAACCGGCGCGTACTATGTTAATCAATTCAATAATGATGCTAATGCCAATTCGCATTATGAAACCACCGGGCCTGAGATTTGGAGGCAGACTGGACAGCGAGTGGACGCGTTTGTTGCGACTGTTGGAACGGCAGGAACATTTACCGGTACAGCGAG ATATTTGAAGGAGAAAAATCCTGAAATTAAAACTTTCGTTGTAGAGCCATCCGGTTCTGAACCCATTAAAGGAGATGCGATCACAAAGCCACTTCATTTACTGCAAGGCTCAGGATACGGCTGCGTCCCGAACCTGTTCAAGTTTGAATATCTGGATGAACCCATCAGCGTCACTGATGAAGAGGCCGTGGAGTACATGAAGTTAATGAGAGATCTAAGGAGGGTCTATACGTTGGCTACACCAGCGGGGCCAACGTCGCCGCCGCCGTGA